Proteins encoded together in one Pantoea sp. CCBC3-3-1 window:
- the nth gene encoding endonuclease III, with protein sequence MNKDKRQQILSRLRDNNPHPTTELVFSTPFELLIAVLLSAQATDVSVNKATAKLYPVANTPAAILALGVDGVKTYIKTIGLFNSKAENVIKTCRILLEQHGGEVPENREALEALPGVGRKTANVVLNTAFGWPTIAVDTHIFRVCNRTKFAPGKNVEQVEEKLIKVVPKEFKVDCHHWFILHGRYTCIARKPRCGSCLIEDLCEYGEKTD encoded by the coding sequence GTGAATAAGGACAAGCGTCAGCAAATTTTAAGTCGACTGCGGGATAACAACCCGCATCCCACCACGGAGCTGGTGTTCTCTACCCCGTTTGAACTGCTGATCGCCGTGCTGCTTTCCGCACAGGCCACGGACGTCAGCGTTAATAAAGCTACCGCAAAGCTTTATCCGGTAGCGAATACGCCCGCGGCCATTCTGGCGCTGGGCGTGGACGGCGTAAAAACGTACATCAAGACTATCGGTCTGTTTAACAGTAAAGCCGAGAACGTGATCAAAACCTGCCGCATTTTGTTGGAGCAGCACGGCGGCGAAGTGCCGGAAAACCGCGAAGCGCTGGAAGCCTTGCCTGGCGTCGGGCGAAAAACCGCTAACGTGGTGCTAAACACCGCCTTCGGCTGGCCGACGATTGCTGTTGATACGCATATTTTCCGCGTCTGTAACCGCACCAAATTTGCGCCCGGCAAAAACGTTGAACAGGTGGAAGAGAAGCTGATCAAAGTCGTTCCCAAAGAGTTTAAGGTCGACTGCCATCACTGGTTTATCCTGCATGGCCGCTACACCTGCATCGCCCGCAAGCCGCGCTGTGGTTCCTGTTTGATTGAAGATCTGTGCGAATATGGCGAGAAAACGGACTGA
- a CDS encoding electron transport complex subunit E: MSEAKTLLIGGLWKNNSALVQLLGLCPLLAVTSTSTNALGLGLATTLVLTCTNSAISASRRWVPADIRIPIYVMIIAAVVSCVQMLINAYAYGLYQSLGIFIPLIVTNCIVVGRAEAVASRSSVPLSALDGMAIGLGATSVMVVLGSIREIIGNGTIFNGADQLLGPWAKVLRVQVVHFDSPMLLAMLPPGAFIGLGMLLAAKYLIDNKMKARAARKAQQAAVPEGKASAA, translated from the coding sequence ATGAGTGAAGCTAAAACCCTGCTGATCGGCGGGCTGTGGAAAAACAACTCGGCGCTGGTACAGCTGCTGGGCCTCTGCCCATTACTGGCGGTCACGTCCACCTCAACCAATGCGCTCGGGCTGGGACTGGCGACAACGCTGGTGCTGACCTGTACTAACAGCGCCATTTCCGCCTCGCGCCGCTGGGTGCCTGCCGATATCCGTATTCCGATCTATGTGATGATTATCGCTGCCGTGGTGAGCTGCGTGCAGATGCTGATTAACGCCTACGCTTACGGCCTGTATCAGTCGTTAGGGATTTTTATTCCGCTGATCGTGACTAACTGTATTGTGGTCGGTCGTGCTGAAGCGGTCGCTTCGCGCAGCAGCGTGCCGCTCTCGGCGCTGGACGGCATGGCAATTGGTTTAGGGGCAACCAGCGTGATGGTGGTGCTGGGATCGATCCGTGAAATTATCGGTAACGGCACCATTTTTAACGGTGCCGATCAGCTGCTCGGCCCGTGGGCGAAAGTACTGCGCGTGCAGGTCGTTCATTTCGATTCGCCGATGCTGCTGGCGATGCTGCCGCCGGGCGCGTTTATTGGTCTGGGCATGCTGCTGGCCGCCAAATACCTGATTGATAACAAGATGAAAGCGCGTGCAGCCCGTAAGGCGCAGCAGGCCGCCGTGCCGGAAGGGAAAGCGAGTGCCGCGTGA
- the rsxG gene encoding electron transport complex subunit RsxG, with protein sequence MLDAIRKNGVTLALFAAVTTGLTAVINAVTKPTIEHQTVVQQKILLDQVVPPELYNNHIQQECYLVSNPALGNGGHHLYLARKDDKPVAVALETTAPDGYSGAIQMIVGADFNGKVLGVRVVEHHETPGLGDKIELRISNWINSFNGVQLHGKDDQHFAVKKDGGDFDQFTGATITPRAVVNATKRATLFVETLPGQLASLPTCGDSNE encoded by the coding sequence ATGCTGGATGCGATTCGTAAAAACGGCGTCACGCTGGCGCTGTTTGCTGCCGTGACCACCGGACTGACGGCGGTGATTAATGCCGTGACCAAACCGACCATTGAGCACCAGACCGTGGTGCAGCAAAAAATTCTGCTCGATCAGGTTGTGCCGCCGGAGCTGTACAATAACCACATTCAGCAGGAGTGTTATCTGGTCAGCAACCCGGCGCTCGGCAACGGCGGTCATCACCTCTATCTGGCACGTAAAGATGATAAACCGGTGGCCGTGGCGCTTGAGACAACCGCGCCGGACGGCTATTCTGGCGCAATTCAGATGATTGTCGGCGCAGATTTTAACGGTAAAGTGCTGGGTGTGCGCGTGGTTGAACACCATGAAACGCCAGGCCTCGGCGACAAAATAGAGCTGCGTATTTCCAACTGGATCAACAGCTTTAATGGCGTTCAGCTGCACGGTAAAGATGACCAGCACTTCGCTGTAAAAAAAGACGGCGGTGATTTCGATCAGTTTACCGGCGCAACGATTACACCACGCGCGGTCGTGAACGCGACAAAACGCGCTACGCTGTTTGTTGAAACGTTGCCGGGGCAACTCGCCTCGCTGCCAACCTGTGGAGACTCCAATGAGTGA
- the rsxD gene encoding electron transport complex subunit RsxD has protein sequence MAFRIASSPYTHNRRSTGTIMLLVLLACLPGLAAQWYFFGWGTLIQVVIAAAAGIGAEAAILKLRKQPLAKTLGDNSALLTALLLGISIPPLAPWWVIVIGTVFAVVISKQLYGGLGQNPFNPAMVGYVVLLISFPVQMTSWLPPDALQAVTPGFADTLSMIFHGLTLDGHTMQQLQIGVDGVSQATPLDTFKTGLRAGHSAEQLLAEPIYSGVIAGLGWQWVNIGYLVGGLFLLMTRSIRWHIPVSILLSLAVFSTLGWLLSPQGLVSPVVHLFSGATMLGAFFIATDPVTASTTNKGRLLYGVLIGLLVWLIRSYGGYPDGVAFAVLLANITVPLIDYYTQPRVYGHRKEK, from the coding sequence ATGGCTTTTCGCATCGCTAGTTCGCCCTACACTCATAACCGCCGCAGCACCGGCACTATCATGCTGCTGGTTCTGCTTGCCTGCCTGCCGGGCCTGGCGGCCCAATGGTACTTTTTCGGCTGGGGCACGCTGATCCAGGTCGTGATTGCCGCCGCCGCAGGTATTGGTGCCGAAGCCGCTATCCTTAAGCTGCGTAAACAGCCGTTAGCCAAGACGCTGGGCGATAACTCTGCCCTGCTGACGGCTTTGCTGCTGGGGATCAGCATCCCCCCGCTTGCCCCCTGGTGGGTTATCGTTATCGGTACCGTTTTTGCCGTGGTAATCTCCAAGCAGCTTTACGGCGGGCTGGGCCAGAACCCGTTCAACCCGGCGATGGTCGGCTATGTGGTGCTGCTGATCTCCTTCCCGGTACAGATGACCAGCTGGCTGCCGCCGGACGCGCTCCAGGCCGTGACGCCTGGCTTTGCTGATACGTTGAGCATGATTTTCCACGGCCTGACGCTGGACGGTCATACCATGCAGCAGCTGCAAATTGGCGTCGACGGCGTCAGTCAGGCTACGCCGCTGGATACTTTTAAAACCGGTCTTCGCGCGGGCCACAGCGCAGAGCAGCTGCTGGCCGAGCCGATTTACAGCGGCGTCATTGCCGGCCTCGGCTGGCAGTGGGTCAACATTGGCTACCTGGTCGGCGGCCTGTTCCTGCTGATGACTCGCAGCATCCGCTGGCATATTCCCGTCAGCATCCTGCTGTCGCTGGCGGTGTTCTCAACGCTGGGCTGGCTGCTCTCGCCTCAGGGCCTGGTCTCACCGGTGGTACACCTGTTCTCCGGCGCAACCATGCTTGGCGCGTTCTTTATCGCTACCGATCCGGTAACGGCCTCAACCACCAATAAAGGTCGTCTGCTGTATGGCGTACTGATTGGCCTGCTGGTCTGGCTAATTCGCAGCTATGGTGGTTATCCGGACGGCGTGGCCTTTGCCGTACTGCTGGCAAACATTACCGTGCCGCTGATTGATTACTATACTCAGCCGCGCGTTTACGGCCATCGTAAGGAGAAGTGA
- the rsxC gene encoding electron transport complex subunit RsxC codes for MRNLFKFLKKEPLWDFEGGIHPPEMKTQSTGTPLRQLPLPARFIIPIKQHIGHEGELLVSPGDKVLRGQPLTFGRGRMLPVHAPTSGTVEAIAPHMTAHPSALAEMCIFITPDGEDRWIEKNPLADYRQAERSTLVEMIHQAGVAGLGGAGFPTATKLKGGLRGVKTLIINAAECEPYITADDRLMQDCAAEVIEGSRILAWVLQSERVLIGIEDNKPEAIAALKKALGGALDMQIRVIPTKYPSGGAKQLTKILTGLEVPHGGRSTDIGVLMQNVGTAWAVKRAIIDGEPLTERVVTLTGESVQRPGNVWGRIGTPISHLLQQADFTPIPGQMVIMGGPLMGFTLPTLDVPVVKITNCILAPSASEMGNNDDEQSCIRCSACADACPAALLPQQLYWYSRGGDHDKAREHNIADCIECGACAYVCPSNIPLVQYYRQEKAEIRAIDLEAERTAQAKARFEARQARLEREKLAREARHQQAKRTVSKDDKGEIDAALERVKAKQAQAKQESNDNVALAQRDARKATARAHQAETQSETEPATRQAGDPRKAAVEAAIARAKAKKSAQAAGSDVASATDVAPQAKTAQTDAPVDPRKAAVEAAIARAKAKKAAQAAGNAVAEAAPVAASAATAEAAPAEAPAETDAPVDKRKAAVEAAIARAKAKKAAQAAADAEAAPVAASAATAEATPTAANAVIAEAPAETDAPVDKRKAAVEAAIARAKAKKAAQAAGNAEAALAAASAATADATPTEEDHEGSAVVDPRKAAVAAAIARVKARKAQHSTQED; via the coding sequence ATGCGTAATCTGTTTAAATTCCTTAAAAAAGAACCACTTTGGGATTTCGAAGGCGGTATCCATCCCCCTGAAATGAAAACCCAGTCTACCGGCACGCCGCTGCGTCAGCTGCCGCTGCCGGCGCGGTTTATTATTCCCATCAAGCAGCATATTGGTCACGAAGGTGAACTGCTGGTCAGCCCGGGCGATAAAGTCCTGCGCGGTCAGCCGCTGACCTTTGGCCGTGGCCGGATGCTGCCGGTGCATGCGCCCACCTCCGGTACCGTTGAGGCTATTGCGCCTCATATGACGGCACACCCTTCTGCGCTGGCGGAAATGTGCATCTTTATCACGCCGGATGGCGAGGATCGCTGGATCGAAAAAAACCCGCTGGCCGACTATCGTCAGGCAGAGCGGTCAACTCTTGTCGAGATGATCCATCAGGCGGGCGTGGCCGGTCTTGGCGGTGCAGGCTTTCCGACCGCGACCAAGCTGAAAGGCGGCCTTCGCGGCGTGAAAACGCTGATTATCAATGCCGCTGAGTGTGAACCTTACATCACCGCCGATGACCGGCTAATGCAGGATTGCGCCGCAGAAGTGATTGAAGGCAGCCGCATCCTGGCGTGGGTGCTGCAATCCGAGCGGGTGCTGATTGGCATTGAAGATAACAAGCCGGAAGCGATTGCCGCGCTGAAAAAAGCGCTGGGCGGCGCGCTGGATATGCAAATTCGCGTGATCCCCACTAAATATCCTTCCGGCGGCGCGAAGCAGCTCACTAAAATCCTCACCGGGCTGGAAGTGCCCCATGGCGGACGCTCAACCGATATAGGCGTGCTGATGCAAAACGTCGGCACAGCCTGGGCGGTTAAACGGGCCATTATCGATGGCGAGCCGCTGACCGAGCGCGTAGTAACCTTAACCGGTGAGTCAGTACAGCGGCCTGGCAACGTGTGGGGCCGAATTGGTACGCCAATCAGCCATCTGTTGCAGCAGGCTGATTTTACGCCGATTCCCGGCCAGATGGTGATCATGGGCGGCCCGCTGATGGGCTTTACGTTACCAACGCTCGACGTGCCGGTGGTGAAAATCACCAACTGTATTCTCGCCCCTTCCGCCAGTGAAATGGGCAACAACGACGACGAACAATCCTGTATTCGCTGTAGCGCCTGCGCCGATGCCTGCCCGGCGGCGCTGCTGCCGCAGCAGCTCTACTGGTATAGCCGTGGCGGCGATCACGACAAGGCTCGTGAGCACAATATCGCCGATTGCATTGAGTGTGGTGCCTGTGCTTACGTCTGCCCAAGCAATATCCCGCTGGTGCAGTATTACCGTCAGGAAAAAGCGGAAATTCGCGCTATCGATCTGGAAGCCGAACGGACGGCGCAAGCTAAAGCCCGTTTTGAAGCGCGTCAGGCTCGTCTTGAGCGCGAAAAACTGGCGCGTGAAGCCCGCCATCAGCAGGCTAAACGCACCGTCAGTAAGGATGATAAAGGTGAAATCGATGCGGCGCTGGAACGCGTGAAGGCGAAACAGGCACAGGCGAAGCAGGAGAGCAATGACAACGTTGCGCTTGCGCAGCGGGATGCCCGTAAAGCGACTGCGCGTGCGCATCAGGCGGAAACACAGTCTGAGACAGAACCGGCGACGCGTCAGGCTGGCGATCCGCGTAAAGCGGCTGTTGAAGCAGCTATCGCCCGCGCCAAAGCGAAGAAAAGCGCTCAGGCGGCCGGTAGTGATGTGGCCTCAGCGACAGACGTGGCTCCTCAGGCTAAAACAGCTCAGACCGACGCGCCGGTTGATCCGCGCAAAGCCGCCGTCGAGGCCGCTATCGCCCGTGCCAAAGCAAAGAAAGCCGCTCAGGCGGCGGGAAATGCTGTGGCGGAAGCGGCTCCGGTAGCAGCAAGCGCTGCAACAGCTGAAGCGGCACCGGCTGAAGCACCAGCCGAAACCGACGCGCCGGTTGATAAACGCAAAGCCGCCGTTGAAGCCGCCATCGCCCGTGCCAAAGCGAAGAAAGCCGCTCAGGCGGCGGCAGATGCTGAAGCGGCGCCGGTAGCAGCAAGCGCTGCAACAGCTGAAGCGACGCCGACAGCAGCAAACGCTGTAATAGCCGAAGCACCAGCCGAAACCGACGCGCCGGTTGATAAACGCAAAGCCGCCGTCGAGGCCGCTATCGCCCGCGCCAAAGCGAAGAAAGCCGCTCAGGCGGCGGGAAATGCTGAAGCGGCACTGGCGGCAGCAAGCGCTGCAACAGCCGACGCGACGCCGACTGAAGAAGATCATGAAGGATCGGCGGTTGTCGATCCCCGCAAAGCAGCAGTGGCGGCGGCCATCGCTCGCGTTAAAGCGCGCAAAGCGCAGCATTCTACGCAAGAGGATTAA
- the rsxB gene encoding electron transport complex subunit RsxB, translating into MSAVWIAVAVLSALGLLFGGLLGYASRRFKVEEDPIVEQIDAILPQSQCGQCGYPGCRPYADAVGNNNEMINKCAPGGEQTMLKLAALLNVEPQPLGDEEAREPERKVAWIDEENCIGCTKCIQACPVDAIVGATRAMHTVLSDVCTGCDLCVAPCPTDCIEMRPVATTTANWKWDLQSIPVKVISVESHA; encoded by the coding sequence ATGAGTGCGGTGTGGATTGCTGTTGCGGTATTAAGTGCGCTTGGCCTGCTGTTTGGCGGCCTGTTGGGCTATGCCTCGCGCCGGTTTAAGGTTGAAGAAGATCCGATTGTTGAACAAATCGACGCGATTTTGCCACAAAGCCAGTGTGGGCAGTGTGGCTACCCTGGCTGCCGCCCCTATGCGGATGCGGTCGGCAACAATAATGAGATGATCAATAAATGCGCGCCGGGCGGCGAGCAGACCATGCTGAAGCTGGCAGCGTTGCTGAACGTTGAGCCGCAGCCGCTGGGCGATGAAGAAGCACGCGAGCCGGAGCGCAAAGTTGCCTGGATCGATGAAGAAAACTGTATCGGCTGTACCAAATGCATTCAGGCTTGTCCGGTCGATGCCATCGTCGGCGCCACGCGCGCGATGCACACGGTGCTGAGCGATGTCTGTACCGGCTGCGACCTGTGCGTTGCTCCCTGCCCAACCGACTGCATTGAGATGCGTCCGGTAGCGACGACTACCGCTAACTGGAAGTGGGATCTGCAAAGCATCCCGGTCAAGGTCATTTCTGTGGAAAGCCATGCGTAA
- the rsxA gene encoding electron transport complex subunit RsxA: MTDYLLLFIGTVLVNNFVLVKFLGLCPFMGVSKKLETAIGMGLATTFVITLASICAWLVNHLILLPLDLVYLRTMAYILVIAVVVQFTEMVVRKTSPDLYRLLGIFLPLITTNCAVLGVPLLSVNLNHTFLQAALYGFSASLGFSLVMVLFAGIRERLVLADVPAPFKGSSIALVTAGLMALAFMGFSGLVKF, from the coding sequence ATGACTGACTACCTGCTTCTTTTTATTGGCACAGTGCTGGTGAATAACTTCGTTCTGGTGAAGTTTCTCGGCCTCTGTCCCTTTATGGGCGTTTCCAAAAAACTGGAAACCGCGATTGGCATGGGACTCGCCACCACTTTCGTTATCACACTGGCCTCGATTTGCGCATGGCTGGTGAATCACCTGATCCTGCTGCCGCTGGATCTGGTCTATCTGCGCACCATGGCCTATATCCTGGTGATCGCCGTTGTGGTGCAGTTCACCGAAATGGTGGTGCGTAAAACCAGCCCGGACCTTTATCGTCTGTTAGGCATTTTCCTGCCGTTGATCACCACTAACTGTGCCGTGCTGGGCGTTCCGCTGCTGAGCGTGAATCTCAACCACACGTTTTTACAGGCCGCGCTGTATGGCTTTAGCGCTTCGCTTGGCTTCTCGCTGGTGATGGTGCTGTTCGCCGGTATCCGTGAGCGTCTGGTGCTGGCCGACGTGCCCGCCCCGTTTAAAGGGTCGTCGATTGCGCTGGTCACCGCGGGACTGATGGCGCTGGCATTTATGGGCTTTAGCGGATTGGTAAAATTCTGA
- the ydgT gene encoding transcription modulator YdgT, producing the protein MTVQDYLLKFRKVSSPDTLEKLFDHLNYSLTDNKEIIDMYRAADHRRAELASGGRLFDLGCVPKSVWRFVI; encoded by the coding sequence ATGACAGTTCAAGATTATCTGTTAAAATTTCGTAAAGTAAGTTCTCCGGATACCCTGGAGAAACTCTTCGACCACCTCAACTACTCTCTTACCGATAACAAAGAGATTATTGACATGTATCGTGCTGCCGATCACCGCCGTGCCGAGCTGGCCTCAGGTGGTCGTCTGTTTGATCTTGGCTGTGTGCCGAAGTCCGTCTGGCGCTTCGTGATATAA
- the ytfQ gene encoding galactofuranose ABC transporter, galactofuranose-binding protein YtfQ, whose amino-acid sequence MWKRLLLSTLVSASLSGAALAENLTVGFSQVGSESGWRAAETSMAKSEAKKRGITLKIADGQQKQENQIKAVRSFIAQGVDAIFIAPVVQTGWEPVLEEARDAKIPVFLLDRAIVVKDKSLYMAVVTADNVYEGKLISDWLVKERAGKPCNIVELQGTVGASVAIDRKKGFAEAIADAPGLKIIRSQSGDFTRSKGKEVMESFIKAENNGKNICMVYAHNDDMAIGAIQAIKEAGLKPGKDILTGSIDGVPDIYKAMLAGEANANVELTPDMAGPAFDALEKFRKEGVQPPKIIKTESRLFLTADAQAQLDKKKGMGY is encoded by the coding sequence ATGTGGAAGCGTTTACTTTTATCCACCCTCGTTAGCGCAAGCCTGTCGGGTGCCGCGCTGGCAGAAAACCTTACGGTTGGTTTTTCTCAGGTCGGTTCGGAGTCGGGCTGGCGCGCAGCGGAAACCAGCATGGCGAAAAGCGAGGCGAAAAAGCGTGGAATTACGCTAAAAATCGCCGACGGCCAGCAAAAACAAGAGAATCAAATCAAAGCGGTGCGCTCCTTTATTGCCCAGGGCGTTGATGCCATTTTTATTGCGCCCGTAGTGCAAACCGGCTGGGAACCGGTACTTGAGGAAGCGCGGGACGCAAAAATCCCGGTTTTCCTGCTGGATCGCGCCATCGTGGTTAAAGACAAATCGCTGTATATGGCAGTGGTCACCGCCGACAACGTTTATGAAGGCAAGCTGATTAGCGACTGGCTGGTTAAAGAGCGCGCCGGTAAGCCTTGCAACATCGTTGAATTGCAGGGAACGGTAGGGGCCAGCGTGGCGATTGACCGTAAAAAAGGCTTTGCAGAAGCGATCGCTGATGCGCCTGGCCTCAAAATCATTCGTTCCCAGTCCGGCGACTTTACCCGCAGCAAAGGTAAAGAGGTGATGGAAAGCTTTATCAAGGCGGAAAACAACGGCAAAAACATCTGCATGGTTTACGCCCATAACGACGATATGGCCATCGGTGCTATTCAGGCAATTAAAGAAGCAGGGCTCAAACCGGGCAAAGATATCCTGACCGGATCTATCGATGGCGTGCCGGATATTTATAAAGCGATGCTGGCTGGCGAGGCAAATGCAAACGTCGAACTGACCCCAGATATGGCTGGCCCTGCTTTTGACGCGCTGGAGAAATTCCGCAAAGAAGGCGTTCAGCCGCCAAAAATTATCAAAACCGAATCCAGACTCTTTCTTACTGCCGATGCCCAGGCGCAACTCGATAAGAAAAAAGGCATGGGTTACTGA
- the ytfR gene encoding galactofuranose ABC transporter, ATP-binding protein YtfR, which yields MAINTGVFSSAPLLGISGVSKTFPGVKALDNVSFSVCSGEIMALLGENGAGKSTLIKVLTGVYQRDAGSIELAGNKINPRSTAEAQKAGIGTVYQEVNLLPDMSVADNLFIGREPKRFGFINRRKLVRQANALLNNYGFELDVTRPLGQYSVAMQQIIAICRAVDLSAQILILDEPTASLDASEVEMLFTLMNQLKARGMGLIFVTHFLDQVYKVSDRITVLRNGQFVATRETRELPRLELIKLMLGRELLETALQRAGSTLKSNQPVVEFQDYGKKGTIEPFSLSVRPGEAVGLAGLLGSGRTETAELLFGIKRADSGSAFIRGKKRTIRTPAQASRLGMGFCPEDRKTDGIIGAASVRENIILALQAQRGWLRPVKRREQEQIAERFIKSLGIRTPHAEQPVELLSGGNQQKVLLSRWLVTKPQFLILDEPTRGIDVGAHAEIIRLIESLCADGLALLVISSELEELVGYADRVVILRDRQQVAEISLAELSVAAVVNAIAAGGTYA from the coding sequence ATGGCGATCAACACCGGGGTATTCTCTTCCGCACCGCTGCTTGGCATCAGCGGCGTCAGTAAAACTTTTCCAGGCGTAAAGGCGCTGGACAATGTCTCCTTTTCCGTATGCAGCGGAGAAATTATGGCGCTGCTGGGGGAAAACGGCGCCGGAAAATCCACGCTGATTAAAGTCCTGACCGGCGTGTACCAACGTGATGCCGGAAGCATTGAGCTGGCGGGTAATAAAATCAATCCGCGCAGTACGGCGGAAGCGCAAAAGGCGGGTATTGGCACCGTCTATCAGGAAGTGAATCTGCTGCCTGATATGTCGGTTGCCGATAACCTGTTTATTGGCCGTGAACCCAAACGTTTCGGCTTTATCAATCGCCGCAAGCTGGTCAGGCAGGCGAATGCCTTACTCAACAATTATGGCTTTGAGTTGGATGTGACCAGGCCGCTGGGTCAATATTCAGTGGCGATGCAGCAGATTATTGCGATTTGCCGCGCCGTCGATCTTTCGGCCCAGATATTGATCCTCGACGAACCGACGGCCAGCCTGGACGCCAGCGAAGTCGAAATGCTGTTTACGCTGATGAATCAGCTAAAAGCCCGGGGTATGGGGCTGATTTTTGTCACGCATTTTCTCGATCAGGTCTACAAGGTCAGCGATCGAATCACCGTTTTACGCAACGGGCAATTCGTCGCTACGCGGGAAACCCGCGAGCTGCCGCGTCTGGAGCTGATTAAGCTGATGCTGGGACGTGAGCTGCTGGAAACCGCGCTACAGCGCGCGGGCAGCACCTTAAAAAGCAATCAGCCGGTGGTGGAATTCCAGGATTACGGCAAGAAAGGGACCATCGAACCGTTTAGCCTGAGCGTCCGTCCTGGCGAAGCGGTTGGCCTTGCCGGTCTGCTTGGCTCGGGACGAACCGAAACCGCTGAGCTGCTGTTTGGCATTAAACGTGCCGACAGCGGCAGCGCCTTCATCAGGGGAAAAAAACGCACGATCCGCACGCCTGCTCAGGCATCCCGTCTGGGCATGGGCTTTTGCCCGGAAGATCGTAAAACCGACGGCATTATCGGTGCGGCGTCGGTGCGGGAAAATATTATTCTGGCCCTTCAGGCCCAGCGGGGCTGGCTCCGCCCGGTTAAGCGGCGTGAACAGGAACAGATAGCCGAACGCTTTATCAAAAGCCTGGGTATTCGTACGCCTCACGCAGAACAACCCGTCGAGCTGCTCTCGGGCGGCAATCAGCAGAAGGTTTTACTTTCACGCTGGCTGGTGACAAAACCGCAATTCCTGATCCTCGACGAGCCAACGCGCGGCATTGATGTCGGCGCCCACGCGGAAATCATTCGCCTGATCGAATCGCTCTGCGCCGATGGGCTGGCGCTGCTGGTGATCTCCTCAGAGCTGGAAGAGCTGGTGGGCTATGCCGATCGGGTGGTGATCCTGCGGGATCGCCAGCAGGTGGCAGAAATTTCGCTGGCCGAGCTTTCGGTGGCCGCCGTGGTTAACGCAATTGCGGCTGGGGGGACATATGCTTGA
- the ytfT gene encoding galactofuranose ABC transporter, ATP-binding protein YtfT, which translates to MLETHLTSEKRPKRFPRGMPQIAALILVLLADSLVTHNFFAIHLQDGRLFGSPIDILNRAAPVALLAIGMTLVIATGGIDLSVGAVMAIAGATAATLTVAGHSLSIIVLATLGVGILCGVWNGVLVALLKIQPFVATLILMVAGRGVAQLITQGQIVTFDSEALARLGSGTLWLLPIPLWITLMLALLVWLLVRKTALGMFIEATGINLRAARNAGVNGSAIVMSTYIISGFCAAVAGLIVTADIRGADANNAGLWLELDAILAVVIGGASLMGGRFNLLLSLTGALIIQAMNTGILLSGFPPELNQVVKAVVVMAVLLIQAPGFINLFRRGRPRV; encoded by the coding sequence ATGCTTGAGACTCATCTCACATCGGAAAAAAGGCCAAAGCGTTTTCCACGAGGAATGCCGCAAATTGCGGCGCTGATCCTGGTGCTGCTCGCCGACAGCCTGGTGACGCACAACTTCTTTGCTATTCATCTTCAGGATGGCCGTCTTTTTGGCAGCCCCATCGATATCCTTAACCGTGCCGCGCCCGTTGCGCTACTGGCCATCGGCATGACGCTGGTGATTGCGACCGGCGGCATTGATTTGTCGGTCGGGGCGGTGATGGCGATTGCGGGCGCAACGGCGGCGACGCTGACGGTAGCCGGACACAGCCTGAGCATCATCGTGCTTGCCACGCTGGGCGTGGGGATTCTTTGTGGCGTATGGAACGGCGTGCTGGTGGCGTTACTGAAAATCCAGCCGTTTGTGGCCACGCTGATCCTGATGGTGGCCGGACGAGGCGTCGCACAGCTGATCACCCAGGGGCAAATTGTGACCTTTGACAGCGAAGCGCTTGCGCGGCTTGGCAGCGGCACGCTGTGGCTACTGCCGATACCGCTCTGGATAACGCTGATGCTGGCGCTGCTGGTCTGGCTGCTGGTGCGCAAAACGGCGCTGGGTATGTTTATTGAAGCCACAGGCATCAACCTGCGGGCGGCGCGAAATGCCGGGGTAAACGGCTCGGCTATTGTGATGAGCACCTATATTATCAGCGGCTTTTGTGCGGCGGTGGCCGGGCTGATCGTCACCGCGGATATTCGCGGGGCGGATGCCAACAACGCCGGTCTGTGGCTGGAACTGGACGCGATTCTGGCGGTAGTAATTGGCGGCGCGTCGCTAATGGGCGGACGCTTCAACCTGCTGCTGTCGTTAACCGGCGCACTGATCATTCAGGCAATGAACACGGGTATCTTACTTTCCGGTTTTCCGCCTGAGCTGAATCAGGTGGTAAAAGCCGTTGTCGTCATGGCCGTGCTGCTGATCCAGGCTCCGGGCTTTATCAACCTGTTCAGGCGAGGGCGCCCACGTGTTTAA